One window of the Chryseobacterium sp. CY350 genome contains the following:
- a CDS encoding GNAT family N-acetyltransferase: MSQRKSLLKNDDNTYETERLIIRPMSLDDADLILELYNMPKFIRFIGDRNIRSLSDAENYIKAKFLPQFEKVGFGNYLIVLKEGNLKIGGVGIFEKEGLDIVDIGFSVLERFEGKGLMFEAAKKVKSIGMDDFGLKKISAITVKDNFSSQKLIERLDLKFKKYVTLPNETEELMYYKTE, translated from the coding sequence ATGAGCCAAAGAAAAAGCCTGTTAAAAAACGACGATAATACTTACGAAACTGAGAGACTGATCATTCGTCCGATGTCTCTGGATGATGCAGATCTTATTCTTGAGCTTTACAACATGCCAAAATTCATCAGATTTATTGGCGATAGAAATATCAGATCACTTTCTGATGCAGAAAATTATATTAAAGCTAAATTTCTTCCACAGTTTGAAAAAGTGGGTTTCGGAAACTATCTCATTGTTTTAAAAGAAGGAAATCTAAAAATCGGTGGTGTAGGAATTTTTGAGAAAGAAGGTCTGGATATTGTCGACATCGGTTTTTCTGTTTTGGAAAGATTTGAAGGCAAAGGATTGATGTTTGAAGCCGCAAAGAAAGTAAAATCAATCGGCATGGATGATTTTGGTTTAAAAAAGATTTCAGCAATTACAGTAAAAGACAATTTTTCTTCTCAGAAATTGATCGAAAGACTAGATTTAAAATTTAAAAAGTACGTCACGCTTCCCAATGAAACGGAGGAGCTGATGTATTATAAAACAGAATAA
- a CDS encoding glycosyltransferase family 9 protein translates to MRVLAYRFSAFGDVAMTVPVFREILEQNPELEIVMVTRKNFKDLFADLPRMIFKGIDLDDYKGFLGLRKLAKELIDEFQPTYIADLHDVIRTKILDKIYVRKGLKVFKIDKGKEEKEDLTDVWNLDKMQLKKTVERYADVFREMGFTVELSHKLRSICHEKSGIGFAPFAQHKGKMLPLEKSYELVKILAKNHTIYFFGGGKNETETLVNWEKQIPNTKSLAGKLNLSEELQKISQLEVMISMDSANMHLASIVGTRCVSIWGSTHPFAGFLGFGQSEDDVVQINDLTCRPCSVFGDKECYRGDWACLEEINVQKIIYKI, encoded by the coding sequence ATCAGAGTTTTAGCATATCGTTTTTCCGCCTTTGGAGATGTCGCAATGACAGTGCCTGTATTTCGTGAGATTCTGGAGCAAAATCCGGAGCTTGAAATTGTAATGGTAACAAGGAAAAATTTTAAAGATCTGTTTGCTGATCTTCCTAGGATGATTTTCAAAGGAATTGACCTTGATGACTATAAAGGTTTTTTGGGTCTTAGAAAATTGGCAAAAGAACTTATTGATGAATTTCAGCCAACTTATATTGCTGATCTTCACGATGTTATCCGTACAAAAATTTTAGATAAGATTTACGTAAGAAAAGGTCTCAAGGTTTTCAAAATTGACAAGGGCAAAGAAGAAAAAGAAGATCTTACGGATGTCTGGAATTTAGATAAAATGCAGCTCAAAAAAACTGTAGAAAGATATGCTGATGTTTTTCGTGAAATGGGTTTTACAGTTGAGCTTTCGCATAAACTTAGGTCAATCTGTCATGAAAAATCCGGAATTGGGTTTGCTCCGTTTGCACAGCATAAAGGGAAAATGCTTCCTCTGGAAAAATCATATGAACTTGTAAAAATCTTAGCAAAAAACCACACTATTTACTTTTTCGGCGGAGGCAAGAACGAAACGGAAACTCTGGTAAACTGGGAAAAACAAATCCCAAACACCAAAAGTTTAGCCGGAAAACTAAACCTTTCAGAGGAGCTTCAGAAGATTTCTCAGCTTGAAGTAATGATTTCGATGGATTCAGCTAATATGCATCTTGCCAGTATCGTAGGGACAAGATGTGTTTCAATTTGGGGCTCTACTCATCCGTTCGCAGGCTTTTTAGGCTTCGGGCAAAGTGAAGATGATGTAGTTCAGATCAATGACCTTACGTGTAGACCTTGCTCGGTATTTGGCGATAAAGAATGCTACCGAGGAGATTGGGCTTGCCTTGAGGAAATCAATGTTCAGAAAATCATCTACAAAATTTAA
- a CDS encoding uroporphyrinogen decarboxylase, giving the protein MSPEIASYIGYAASLFIVLSFVLKDLRKIRIVNMVGCICFVVYGFFSGMLWPVIIPNAIICFVQIYHLLTEKKK; this is encoded by the coding sequence ATGAGTCCCGAGATTGCATCTTATATCGGTTATGCCGCTTCATTATTCATTGTTTTAAGTTTTGTTCTTAAAGATTTAAGAAAAATAAGAATTGTCAACATGGTAGGTTGTATTTGCTTTGTTGTATATGGCTTTTTCAGCGGAATGTTGTGGCCGGTTATTATTCCGAACGCGATCATCTGTTTTGTGCAGATCTATCATTTACTGACTGAAAAGAAAAAGTAA
- a CDS encoding SufE family protein, which yields MTIKENQQEIIDEFAFLEDWEQKYEYIIDLGKELKGLPDDKKTDDNLIKGCQSKVWIDAEFKDGKLFFNADSDGILPKGIVSLLVSIYSGHSTQEILDSDFEFISEIGLQEFLSPSRANGLMAMTKQIKFYAVAYQLKS from the coding sequence ATGACGATTAAAGAAAATCAGCAGGAAATAATTGACGAATTTGCCTTTCTTGAAGACTGGGAACAAAAATATGAGTATATCATAGATTTGGGCAAAGAACTTAAAGGTCTTCCGGATGACAAAAAAACGGATGACAATCTGATAAAAGGTTGCCAGAGTAAAGTGTGGATTGATGCTGAGTTTAAAGATGGAAAACTTTTTTTCAACGCCGATTCTGACGGAATTCTTCCGAAAGGGATTGTTTCTTTGCTTGTTAGTATTTACAGCGGCCATTCTACTCAGGAAATTCTGGATTCCGATTTTGAATTTATTTCAGAAATCGGGTTGCAGGAATTTTTATCACCATCCAGAGCCAACGGTCTGATGGCGATGACGAAGCAAATCAAGTTCTATGCGGTTGCTTATCAGCTGAAATCATAA
- a CDS encoding TolC family protein, protein MKKVLMIILGLSGLGLSAQKKWSLRECVDYAVEHNLQVIQNQYSKQIQDVNLKIAQNNYLPSVSANLGNSVSFGQASLGTGSIRNDRFSNNANVSADILIYNNGRLEKTVRKTQFDVEASQYDIETIKNDISLQIAQQYLTTLLNKEIVKISQSATENAKKQFDRAKITTEVGTTAQTIVAEAEAAWAREKQNLKTAEINVGRSLFALAQLLQLEDYKDFDVENVEIGEQLSPQLISVDDVLNTAYESQPQIKAAESRIKSAVAQTEVTRTAFWPTVTASVGVGSFYNNLLNTSFSGSDQFGNATNEPNFFRQYKDNFGQQGGVSVNIPIFNKGITKLQVEQSKINESIAKNSLDQQKQAVRQNVQKAQFDVDANYEIYLAAAQAEKSTKLAMEFADKSYAAGRGTIYDLNIARNNYANAQGSVEQAKYNYLFSLKLLNFYAGIPLSL, encoded by the coding sequence ATGAAAAAAGTTTTGATGATAATTTTAGGATTGTCTGGTCTTGGTCTAAGTGCACAGAAAAAATGGTCTTTGCGTGAATGCGTAGACTATGCAGTTGAGCACAATCTTCAGGTAATTCAAAATCAGTATTCAAAACAAATTCAGGATGTTAATCTTAAAATTGCACAAAATAACTACTTGCCGTCTGTCTCTGCCAATTTGGGAAACAGTGTAAGTTTTGGGCAGGCTTCGTTGGGAACAGGAAGTATCAGAAACGACAGATTCAGCAATAATGCAAATGTTTCTGCAGATATCCTGATCTACAATAACGGAAGGTTAGAAAAAACGGTCAGAAAAACTCAATTTGACGTTGAGGCAAGTCAGTATGATATCGAAACAATTAAAAACGATATTTCGCTTCAGATTGCTCAGCAATATTTAACCACTTTATTGAATAAAGAAATTGTAAAAATTTCTCAAAGTGCTACAGAAAATGCCAAAAAACAGTTTGATAGAGCAAAGATTACTACAGAAGTCGGAACCACAGCTCAGACCATTGTTGCAGAAGCTGAAGCGGCGTGGGCAAGAGAAAAACAAAATCTGAAAACTGCCGAAATTAATGTCGGGAGAAGTCTTTTTGCATTGGCGCAGCTTTTACAATTGGAAGATTATAAAGATTTTGATGTTGAAAATGTAGAAATCGGTGAGCAGCTGAGTCCACAATTAATCTCTGTTGATGACGTTTTAAATACCGCTTACGAAAGTCAGCCGCAGATAAAAGCAGCCGAAAGCAGAATTAAATCTGCTGTTGCACAGACAGAGGTTACAAGAACTGCATTTTGGCCTACGGTTACTGCAAGTGTTGGAGTAGGAAGCTTTTATAATAATTTGTTAAATACAAGCTTTTCAGGATCCGATCAGTTTGGAAATGCTACAAACGAACCCAATTTTTTCCGTCAGTACAAAGATAATTTTGGTCAACAAGGCGGTGTATCGGTTAATATTCCGATTTTCAATAAAGGAATTACAAAATTACAGGTAGAGCAGTCAAAAATCAATGAAAGTATTGCCAAGAATTCTTTGGATCAGCAGAAACAGGCTGTAAGACAGAACGTTCAGAAAGCTCAGTTTGATGTGGATGCAAATTATGAAATTTATCTTGCTGCAGCACAGGCCGAAAAAAGTACTAAACTAGCTATGGAATTTGCAGATAAAAGCTATGCAGCAGGAAGAGGAACAATTTATGATCTCAATATTGCCAGAAACAACTATGCAAATGCACAAGGTTCTGTAGAGCAGGCAAAATATAATTATCTCTTCAGTCTAAAATTATTAAATTTCTACGCAGGAATTCCACTAAGTTTGTAA
- a CDS encoding mannose-1-phosphate guanylyltransferase, whose translation MSKSDKYCVIMAGGIGSRFWPLSTQKFPKQFQDILGTGRTMIQQTYDRISKMIPDANIFVITNTEYVSLSHQQLPEIPKENIVGEPLMKNTAACNLYMANKIAQINPNATLVVLPADHLILKEDIFLEKLELAFQQASTHDYLVTLGITPTRPDTGYGYIQFVDKTGSDYFKVKTFTEKPILELAKSFLESGDFLWNAGIFIWSVKSIQKAFEMHLPEMTQQFTVCEYNADHEKSCIELIYPKLQKISIDNGILEKAKNVYVIPADLGWSDLGTWTSVFENSEKDENENSINIKTALTYDAERNIIHVKNNSSKAIVIDGLKDFIVVDTEKVLLICPREHDQLIKEYVLDLKSLKKGDQFM comes from the coding sequence ATGTCAAAATCAGATAAATACTGTGTGATTATGGCGGGAGGAATCGGCAGTAGATTCTGGCCTCTCAGCACACAGAAATTCCCAAAACAGTTTCAGGATATATTAGGAACAGGCAGAACGATGATTCAGCAGACTTATGACAGAATAAGTAAAATGATTCCTGATGCCAATATATTTGTTATCACCAATACAGAATACGTAAGTCTTTCTCACCAGCAACTGCCGGAAATTCCAAAAGAAAATATTGTTGGGGAGCCTTTAATGAAAAATACCGCTGCCTGTAATCTTTATATGGCAAACAAAATAGCACAGATAAATCCTAACGCTACATTGGTTGTTTTGCCGGCTGATCATTTAATTCTGAAAGAAGATATTTTTTTAGAAAAGTTAGAACTCGCCTTTCAGCAGGCTTCAACTCATGACTATTTAGTGACTTTAGGAATTACGCCAACTCGTCCGGACACGGGTTACGGATATATTCAGTTTGTTGATAAAACGGGTTCAGACTATTTTAAAGTTAAAACATTTACAGAGAAACCTATTTTAGAATTGGCGAAAAGTTTCCTGGAGAGCGGCGACTTTCTCTGGAATGCCGGAATTTTTATCTGGAGTGTAAAATCTATTCAGAAAGCATTTGAAATGCATCTTCCTGAGATGACCCAGCAATTTACGGTATGCGAGTACAATGCAGATCACGAAAAAAGCTGCATTGAACTTATTTATCCAAAGCTTCAGAAAATTTCTATTGATAATGGAATTTTAGAAAAAGCAAAAAATGTATACGTTATTCCCGCAGATTTGGGATGGAGCGATCTTGGAACCTGGACTTCTGTTTTTGAGAACAGCGAAAAAGACGAAAATGAAAATTCCATCAATATAAAAACCGCATTGACTTACGATGCTGAAAGAAATATTATTCATGTGAAGAATAACAGCAGCAAAGCAATCGTCATCGACGGTTTAAAAGATTTCATCGTTGTAGACACCGAAAAAGTTCTTCTGATCTGCCCTAGAGAACATGATCAGTTGATTAAAGAATACGTTTTAGACCTGAAAAGTTTGAAAAAGGGAGATCAGTTCATGTAA
- a CDS encoding SprT-like domain-containing protein, with protein MSIQSLEKYLPQNTLSHLRNWFSDYSIHIKITRNRNSKLGDYRKLRDLSHEITINSTLQPQLFFFVLTHELAHLIAFEKYGRRISPHGSEWKETFRIMLLESIEVYEDDLKPIIVKFSKSPKANFMSSPDLVKYFHIENHDDGEIYIESLTKGDHFLYRNEKYLLEGLIKKNYLCLNLATGRKYSFKPLARVKKCS; from the coding sequence ATGTCTATTCAGTCTTTAGAAAAATATTTGCCTCAAAACACGCTAAGTCACTTAAGGAATTGGTTTTCTGATTATTCTATTCATATAAAAATCACAAGAAACAGAAATTCTAAACTTGGAGATTACCGAAAACTGCGTGATCTTTCGCACGAGATTACCATCAACTCGACGTTACAGCCGCAACTTTTTTTCTTCGTACTCACCCACGAATTGGCGCATCTGATTGCTTTCGAGAAATATGGTCGCAGAATTTCACCTCACGGAAGCGAATGGAAGGAAACTTTCAGAATAATGCTTTTAGAAAGTATTGAAGTTTATGAAGATGATTTAAAACCAATTATCGTTAAATTTTCAAAGTCTCCAAAAGCAAACTTTATGTCATCTCCGGATCTGGTGAAATATTTTCACATTGAGAATCATGATGATGGAGAAATTTATATTGAAAGTCTCACAAAAGGAGATCACTTCTTATACCGCAACGAGAAGTATTTGTTGGAAGGTCTTATTAAAAAAAACTATCTTTGTCTTAATCTGGCTACAGGAAGAAAGTATTCTTTCAAACCTTTGGCAAGAGTGAAAAAATGCAGTTAA
- a CDS encoding endonuclease III domain-containing protein: MTKKQRAELIQIELEKLYPTVPIPLEHTDPFTLMVAVALSAQTTDKKVNQVTPELFAVAGTPQRMAKLEEFQIKELIKEIGLSNIKAKNLKRMAELLLERHDGIVPQTYEELEALPGVGHKTASVVMSQGFGFPAFPVDTHIHRLMTLWKLTSGKNVVETERDAKNLWKEEVWNKLHLQIIFYGREYSPARGKGEKDFLTKMLFEK; the protein is encoded by the coding sequence ATGACAAAAAAGCAAAGAGCTGAGCTTATTCAGATAGAATTAGAAAAATTATATCCTACTGTACCGATTCCGTTGGAGCATACAGATCCTTTTACATTAATGGTTGCAGTGGCACTTTCGGCACAAACAACAGACAAAAAGGTGAATCAGGTGACGCCGGAACTTTTTGCCGTGGCAGGAACACCCCAAAGAATGGCCAAACTAGAGGAATTTCAGATTAAAGAACTCATCAAAGAAATAGGACTATCCAATATCAAGGCAAAAAACCTGAAAAGAATGGCAGAACTTCTTTTGGAAAGACACGATGGAATTGTCCCGCAAACCTACGAAGAACTGGAAGCTTTGCCGGGCGTTGGTCACAAAACCGCTTCTGTGGTAATGAGTCAAGGGTTCGGATTTCCCGCTTTTCCGGTTGATACACACATTCATAGGCTAATGACGCTCTGGAAACTTACTTCCGGTAAAAATGTTGTGGAGACGGAAAGAGATGCCAAAAATCTGTGGAAAGAAGAAGTCTGGAATAAGCTGCATCTTCAGATTATATTCTACGGACGAGAATATTCTCCCGCGAGAGGGAAAGGTGAGAAAGATTTTTTAACGAAAATGTTATTCGAAAAATAA
- the bcp gene encoding thioredoxin-dependent thiol peroxidase, producing the protein MLKAGDKLPDFEGINQNGETVSSKKLIGKKLVIFFYPQANTPTCTVEACNLSDNYSQLEKNGFQLLGISGDSVKKQKNFHYKFAFPYDLIADENRDIIEKFGVWQEKKTFGKTYMGIVRTTFIFDEKGICTRVIEKVTSKTAADQILEG; encoded by the coding sequence ATGCTGAAAGCAGGAGACAAATTACCTGATTTTGAGGGAATCAATCAAAATGGAGAAACTGTAAGTTCGAAAAAATTAATCGGAAAGAAACTGGTTATTTTCTTTTATCCCCAAGCGAATACACCAACTTGCACAGTAGAAGCTTGTAACCTAAGCGATAATTATTCTCAGTTGGAAAAAAATGGATTTCAGCTTTTGGGAATCAGCGGAGACTCTGTGAAAAAACAAAAGAATTTTCATTATAAATTTGCATTTCCCTATGATCTCATTGCGGATGAAAACCGTGATATTATTGAGAAATTTGGGGTTTGGCAAGAGAAAAAAACGTTTGGGAAAACTTATATGGGAATTGTAAGAACTACTTTTATTTTTGATGAAAAAGGAATCTGTACCCGTGTAATTGAAAAAGTAACTTCGAAAACTGCGGCTGACCAGATTTTGGAAGGTTAG
- a CDS encoding glycosyltransferase family 4 protein, which yields MRRKKVLTSAFSNLYTDQRIEKVCKTLHENGYEIELIGNNWGGEEQMTRPYRFSRIKLASKTLKTAYFEFNWKLYRELRKKADENTILHANDLDALLPNYLVSKKLNIPLVFDSHEIFSEMPAVQGKMSQNLWRYLQNKIIPNLKFMITASGSYAKWFQNKYGIDAVVIQNAPRKIRFLNEIPVNDPKILLYQGALNPYRGIEKAILAMHHLENVVFKIAGDGPRKKEFQNLVLNENLQNKVEFLGKLLPEDLRKITLTADVGMSIEENAGESYEFSLPNKVLDCIQARVPLILSPLPEMMSIKNQFDIGEIIENHQPENIANSINLVLNNGRKNYQSELERASSFLCWENEEVKLLKVFEKAST from the coding sequence ATGAGACGCAAGAAAGTTCTTACCTCTGCATTCAGCAACCTCTACACCGATCAGAGAATTGAGAAAGTCTGCAAAACTCTACATGAGAATGGGTACGAAATAGAGTTGATCGGCAATAATTGGGGTGGCGAAGAACAGATGACCCGTCCTTATCGGTTTTCAAGGATAAAACTTGCTTCCAAAACTTTAAAGACAGCTTATTTTGAGTTCAACTGGAAATTATATCGCGAGTTGAGAAAAAAAGCTGACGAAAATACCATTCTTCACGCAAATGATCTCGATGCATTACTGCCAAATTATCTTGTTTCTAAAAAATTGAATATTCCTCTTGTATTCGACAGCCATGAAATTTTTTCTGAAATGCCTGCTGTTCAAGGGAAAATGTCACAGAATTTGTGGCGATATCTCCAAAATAAAATCATTCCCAATCTGAAATTTATGATCACCGCAAGTGGAAGTTACGCAAAATGGTTTCAGAATAAATATGGAATTGATGCTGTTGTAATTCAGAATGCTCCGAGAAAAATTCGTTTTTTAAATGAAATTCCAGTTAATGATCCGAAAATACTTTTGTATCAGGGAGCGCTTAATCCATATCGCGGGATTGAAAAAGCCATTTTGGCTATGCATCATCTTGAAAATGTTGTTTTTAAAATCGCAGGAGACGGGCCGAGGAAAAAAGAATTTCAAAATTTAGTTTTGAATGAAAATCTTCAGAATAAAGTTGAGTTTTTAGGCAAATTGCTCCCGGAAGATTTAAGAAAAATCACTTTAACAGCCGATGTCGGCATGAGTATCGAAGAAAATGCCGGTGAAAGCTATGAATTTTCGCTTCCTAATAAAGTTTTGGACTGTATTCAGGCAAGAGTTCCTTTAATTTTATCTCCTCTTCCTGAAATGATGAGTATTAAAAATCAATTTGATATTGGGGAAATTATTGAAAATCATCAACCTGAAAATATTGCTAATTCAATTAATTTAGTTTTAAATAATGGCAGAAAAAATTATCAATCTGAATTAGAAAGAGCTTCAAGTTTTCTCTGCTGGGAAAATGAAGAAGTAAAATTACTGAAGGTTTTTGAAAAAGCATCAACTTGA
- a CDS encoding bifunctional folylpolyglutamate synthase/dihydrofolate synthase — MTNQKYQEAVDWLFVQAPNYQIDGEKAYKPGLENITRLCDFFGNPQEKIKCIHIGGTNGKGSTSNMLASVLQESGYKIGLFNSPHLIDFTERIKINGENCDKEFVFQFIQKLKTLPEDILPSFFEFTTIMAFEYFHQKNVDFAIIEVGLGGRLDSTNIIKPLVSAITNVQLDHQNILGNSIEEIAFEKAGIIKNKVPIISGEENEAIKNIIKRKAEKENTKFVDATPIISDLNSDLKGNYQKKNIRVVLAIIEELKQLDLKISDADLERGLSSVHKNTGFIGRWFEFSQNPLTICDTAHNQAGLEQVFSQLNLIAKHKHVVLGFVNDKKIDDVMALLPENSEFYFAKPSINRGRHPEEYEDLLLNAKIIYKIFDSVQEAYLSAKQEATQEEMVFIGGSNFVVGEFLEKNLTDKE, encoded by the coding sequence ATGACAAACCAAAAATATCAGGAAGCTGTCGACTGGCTTTTCGTTCAGGCTCCGAATTATCAGATTGATGGCGAAAAAGCCTACAAACCCGGTCTTGAAAATATTACCAGACTTTGTGATTTTTTTGGAAACCCTCAAGAAAAGATAAAATGCATCCATATCGGCGGAACGAACGGGAAAGGTTCTACGAGTAATATGTTGGCTTCTGTTCTTCAGGAATCAGGTTATAAAATTGGCTTGTTTAACTCACCACATTTAATTGATTTTACTGAAAGAATAAAAATTAATGGTGAAAATTGTGATAAAGAATTTGTTTTTCAATTTATTCAAAAGCTTAAGACTCTTCCTGAAGATATTTTACCTTCTTTTTTTGAATTTACAACAATTATGGCATTTGAATATTTCCATCAGAAAAATGTCGATTTCGCAATTATTGAAGTAGGTTTGGGTGGAAGATTAGACTCTACGAATATCATTAAACCATTAGTTTCTGCAATTACAAATGTGCAGCTTGATCATCAGAATATTTTAGGAAATTCTATTGAAGAAATAGCTTTCGAAAAAGCAGGAATCATTAAAAACAAGGTTCCGATTATTTCTGGCGAAGAAAATGAAGCGATCAAAAATATTATTAAACGTAAAGCGGAAAAAGAAAATACCAAATTTGTTGACGCCACACCAATAATATCAGATTTAAATTCTGATCTGAAAGGTAATTATCAAAAAAAGAATATTCGTGTTGTTCTGGCGATAATTGAAGAGCTAAAACAATTAGATCTAAAAATTTCTGATGCTGATTTAGAAAGAGGTTTGTCTAGTGTTCACAAAAACACAGGCTTTATTGGCCGATGGTTCGAGTTTTCACAAAATCCGTTGACGATATGTGATACGGCCCACAATCAGGCTGGCTTGGAGCAGGTTTTTTCACAATTAAATTTAATTGCTAAACACAAACACGTTGTTTTAGGTTTTGTTAATGACAAGAAAATTGATGACGTAATGGCTCTTCTTCCGGAAAATTCTGAGTTTTATTTTGCAAAACCGTCTATAAACAGAGGCCGCCACCCAGAAGAATACGAAGATCTATTACTTAATGCAAAAATAATTTATAAAATTTTTGATTCTGTACAAGAAGCCTATCTTTCTGCAAAACAAGAAGCTACGCAAGAAGAAATGGTTTTTATTGGCGGAAGTAATTTTGTTGTCGGAGAATTTTTAGAAAAAAACTTGACTGATAAAGAATAA
- a CDS encoding DinB family protein — protein MTQSLKSLYTRDLNKLKTEIESYQNEEAIWKIDKNILNSGGNLCLHLVGNLKHFFGAILGKSGYIRNREEEFSLKNISRTELIKQVEETLNVVISTLDQLSEEDLAKEYPIEPLGYKMTTEYFLIHLFGHLSYHLGQINYHRRLLDVE, from the coding sequence ATGACACAAAGTCTAAAATCACTCTACACACGAGATTTAAACAAGTTAAAAACAGAAATTGAATCCTACCAAAACGAAGAAGCAATTTGGAAAATTGATAAAAACATTTTAAATTCCGGAGGAAATCTTTGCCTTCATTTAGTGGGAAATCTTAAGCATTTCTTCGGAGCAATCCTTGGAAAATCGGGATATATAAGAAATCGTGAAGAAGAATTTTCATTAAAAAATATCTCTAGAACTGAACTTATAAAACAAGTTGAAGAAACTTTAAATGTTGTTATTTCAACACTTGATCAACTTTCTGAAGAAGATTTAGCAAAAGAATATCCTATTGAGCCACTAGGTTACAAAATGACGACAGAATATTTTCTGATTCATTTGTTTGGGCATTTGAGTTATCATTTGGGGCAGATTAATTACCATAGAAGGTTGTTGGATGTGGAGTAG
- a CDS encoding glycosyltransferase family 2 protein, producing MRLSVCIPVFNFDVRELVYDLKKEIESKDIDAEIILIDDASEDQFKTINTELINNVSDFIFLKKNIGRSKIRNMFLQFARGDYFLFLDCDVKIDEHNFLSIYLNEIEENSRVEVIYGNFKISPLFSDTLRNRYSVEREIFAGNRTADFSVFKTVNFVIKADVFGRFLFEEELVDYGYEDYVFAKKMELSKVNFCAINNPVIHIDDTSNIVFLRKTDTAINSLLHLYRRRENYQYIKDIKVFMVAKRLKKLGLSKAFVFLYNLFERRIVENLLSEHPNLRNLDLYKLGLLLKRMH from the coding sequence ATGAGGCTTTCTGTCTGTATTCCGGTTTTTAATTTTGATGTTCGGGAGCTCGTCTACGATCTCAAAAAAGAAATCGAAAGCAAGGATATAGATGCTGAGATCATTTTGATTGACGACGCTTCTGAAGATCAATTTAAGACCATTAACACAGAACTTATAAACAACGTCAGCGATTTCATTTTTCTCAAAAAAAACATCGGAAGATCTAAAATAAGGAACATGTTTTTGCAATTTGCAAGAGGCGATTATTTCCTTTTTCTGGATTGTGATGTAAAGATTGATGAGCATAATTTTCTTAGTATTTATTTAAATGAAATTGAAGAAAATAGTAGAGTAGAGGTAATCTATGGAAACTTTAAAATATCTCCTCTATTTTCGGATACACTGCGGAACAGATACTCTGTGGAACGGGAAATTTTTGCAGGAAACAGAACTGCAGATTTTTCAGTATTCAAAACAGTCAATTTTGTAATTAAAGCGGATGTTTTCGGGAGATTTTTATTCGAAGAAGAACTGGTCGATTACGGTTATGAAGATTATGTTTTTGCCAAAAAAATGGAGCTTAGTAAAGTGAACTTTTGTGCTATAAACAATCCTGTCATTCATATTGATGATACCTCAAATATTGTTTTTCTAAGAAAAACAGATACAGCGATCAATTCTTTACTTCATCTGTACCGAAGACGTGAAAACTATCAGTACATAAAAGATATTAAAGTTTTTATGGTTGCGAAAAGACTGAAAAAATTAGGATTAAGTAAGGCCTTTGTTTTCCTGTATAATTTATTTGAAAGAAGAATTGTTGAAAATCTTCTTTCAGAACACCCAAATCTTAGAAACTTAGATTTGTACAAGCTAGGTTTACTACTTAAAAGAATGCATTAA